One genomic window of Paenibacillus xylanilyticus includes the following:
- a CDS encoding 4a-hydroxytetrahydrobiopterin dehydratase, translating into MVFTQEEVEAHLGRLEGWELEEGRWIVRKFVFSNYMKGIAFVDEVAAISEAFNHHPFITIDYTTVTLRLTSWDEGGITSVDIKEAEQFNETFEKMRTT; encoded by the coding sequence ATGGTTTTTACGCAAGAAGAAGTCGAAGCTCATCTGGGAAGGCTGGAAGGCTGGGAACTGGAGGAGGGACGGTGGATTGTCCGCAAGTTCGTATTTTCCAACTACATGAAAGGGATTGCATTCGTGGATGAGGTCGCGGCGATCTCGGAAGCATTTAATCATCATCCTTTTATTACGATTGATTATACAACGGTTACGCTGCGTCTCACGTCGTGGGATGAGGGTGGAATTACATCTGTAGATATTAAGGAAGCAGAGCAGTTTAACGAAACGTTTGAGAAAATGAGGACGACATAG